The following DNA comes from Bacteroidota bacterium.
CCTTAGGCAAAAAATCATTTCCAAAATGCATAATGTCATAAACAGTGACCCTATAACCATGTGATAAAAGTTGAGGAATTAATAAACTGCCAATATAACCAGCTCCTCCTGTAACAAAAACAGATTTAAATTGCATATGATTTAATTTTTTATTATTTCTTATATTTATTTCAGATCAATCGTGTAACCTGCTGTCTTGGCATCATTATAAAACATGGACACTGTTTCGAGTGAGAAAGTGGTTAAATCCTTGCCTACAACAGATAGTTTCTTCAACACATCTGGAGTAACGGTTATTATATGGCAACCCACTTCATCAGCCTGAAAGATATTCAACAATTCCCTTGGACTAGCCCAGAGCACTTCAGCTTTCGATTTGCTTGAAGCAATTTTTACTGCTTCTTTCATAAGAGGGACAGGATCAAAGCCCGTATCTGCAATTCGACCAGCAAAAACAGAAAGAATTGCAGGAGTGTTAGGATTTAAAGCATCTACGATCTCTTTTACTTGAGCAAGTGTAAACATTGCAGTTATATTACAAATAACCCCCTTATCTGAGAGTGTTTTAACAAGATTTGCTGTACTCTCTCCTTTGGTATTGGTGATTGGAATTTTTACATTAACATTTTTCCCCCATGATGCTATCTCGATAGCTTGAGCCTCCATATTGGGAATATCATCGGCAAAAACCTCAAATGAAACAGGCAGGTCTGGAACTAACTGAAGAACCTTTAGTGCAAAAGATTTATAATTTTGAACTCCTGCTTGACGCATTAGTGTTGGGTTGGTCGTAAAACCTTTAATATATGGTTGGCTGTAAAGCATTTCAATGCTTTTCAAATCTGCACCATCCCCAAAAATTTTTATTTTAAGATTAATGATTTTTTTCATAAAATGCATGTTAACATCTAGTTGTAATAATATATGCAACAGCTGATTGTAATGAATTTACTATTGCATGGAATTGTAAGGGGCGTGTTTCCTTATAATGTCGATCAATAAAGATAGTTTTACAACCAGCTTTATTACCAGCTTCAATATCGCTTGAACGGTCTCCAATCATAAAACTTTTTTTAAGGTCGATGCTATGTTTTAACGAAGCCTTGTTCAACATACCTGGATTTGGTTTTCGACAATCGCATCCTTCATCCTGGCGATGAGTACACATAAAAACATCATCAATCATTGTCTTTTCATAAAGTTTAAGATGCATGGCTTCAACTTCTTCAAGAGGCACTAATCCATTACCAATATCTGGTTGATTAGTAACCACAATAACTTTAAATCCAAATTGTTTTAATAAAGCTACTGAACGCTGAGCATTTGGCATGAGTATAAAACTTTTTAGTTTGCGTGGAGCGTATGGCTTGCCATTTCTGACAAATGTTCTGCATATTACGCCATCCCGATCCAAAAAAACAGCAGGACATAGTTCTTTTTTTACCACTTTGTTGCCTGGATTTGCAGTGCGGGATGAGAAACTAGACAATGCCAAACTACAGCCTGAAATGCTTCGCTATGTGGAGTAATAAGTTTATCGTCAACTACAGGGACAAGCACAACAGCGTCTCCTTTGATCTGTGTATATCCGCCATCTCGACCGACTATACCGAAAACTTTCGCTTTTCTTTCAACAGCAAGGTCAATAGCCTGAACTAGATTGACGCTAACTTGCTTTTCGATGTTTCCCCCACCTACAGACATTATAAATAAAGCATCTTTTGAGTCAAGTTTACTTATCTTAAGCCAAGCGGCCAATGCTCCATCCCATCCTTCGTCATTAATTCGTGCTGTAAGTTCTGAAACATTATCTGTTGGTGCATAGGACTCTATCCCACATAGTTTGCGAAAATCATTTACTGCATGACTACAATTTCCTGCACTTCCTCCGACCCCCAAAAAGAATAACCGGCCACCATTTTCTCGCAATCTGACAAGTGCGTTTGTCAAAATCTCAATCTGTTGCTTGTCGATCAACTTAGCAACTCGTTTAACTTGTTCGAAATATTGATTTACGTGCTCGTTACGTATATTCATTTTTTGAATTATTTTATTAAAAAGATAAAAAACTTTAATAATGTTTAGTACTATTTGCTTACGGGTTAGGCAATTTATTTAGTAGTTGAAAGCATTATCTTTGGAGAACCAGACCCCACTATTTTTCCTTCTTCCAGCCTGAATATTCGGTCGCAGTGTTCAACAGTAGAAAGTCGATGGGCTACAATCAGAATGGTTTTAGTTCCCTGAAGATTAGTAACTGTTTTCATCACACTACGCTCTGTTGATATATCAAGAGAACTTGTGGCTTCGTCAAGTACCAAAACAGCCGGATCATGGTAAAGAGCCCTTGCAATACCGATGCGTTGCCGTTGTCCACCCGATAACCTTACACCACGCTCACCTACGAGAGTTTCAAGTCCCAAAGGCAAACTCTCAACAAAAGACCCAAGTTGGGCTGCCATAATGGCTTTGTTAACAGCACTATCATCAATCTGATCGTTTGATAATCCAAAAGCTACATTTCGCCGCAGAGTATCATCGGTAAGATAAATATGCTGGGGCACATAGCCGATCTGGTTCTGCCAGGCACGCAAATTTTGTTGGATATTCTCACCGTCGAATAATACCTGACCCGCATTTGGCGTCAACAACCCCAGCAATACATCCACCATGGTGCTTTTCCCCGAACCACTTGAACCAATAAAACCCACAGACTCACCATTCCTGATGGTAAGCGTAAGATTATTGAGTGTTGGCTTTGGAGTGTTTGGATATGTGTAGCTGATGTCCCTCAACATGATCTCGTTCGAGAATACCTTTACATTTGCCCCAGTTTTGGCATTGGGGTCGATTGCATCGAGCTTGAATTCGTCAAACAGAATATTAATAACCGGCAATGCATATCGTAGCGACTGTATTGAAGTCAACATTTTGTTGATAGATGGTAATAGCCGAAAAGCAGAAGCAGTAAATAGTCCCAGTTTAGGTATAATGCTGGATATGTTTTGACCCTGAATTATCATTATAATTACAAGAGCAGCTAAAGCGATTATGACTATAAATTCTAGCCATAATCGCGGAAGTGCTAATACAGTTTGATGTAACCGACCTGCTTCTGCTGTCTTTGTGTTGTTTAAATTGTATTGTTTCAAAAAATCGCTTTCACGGCCTAGTATTTTGACATCTTTAACTCCTCCCAGACCCTCTTGAAGATTTTGGATACGAAATCCTTCATACAACTGACGTATCTCTCCCCATCGTATTATTTTGGAGCGTGTAATTCGGTAGAATATCAAGGTTGCTATACCTAATATAAGCATCACTATAATTGTTCCAATAGGTTCGAACATCAAAAGAAGACTGACTATCCCAATCGTAACAAGACCGTCAGTTAATAGGCTTATTGCATTTGATAAAGCACCGGAGAATTGGTTTACCTCGGAAACAGAATTTCGAATCAACTGTGCGGAGTTTCTCGATAAATGGAAAATGTATGGCTGTCGGAGATATATAGTGAAGAGACGTTGTGAAATTTGAACCTGCACCCCCATTGTAAAATGTGTTTGTTGCCATATCAAAAAGGAAATAAATATCATTTTGATTAGGTTCATAACAACCAGTGTGAGCATTGCTCCAATAATTAATTGTATTTGCGTAGGATTGCCCAGAGCATTGATTACAGGTTGTAATCTAGGGTAACTCAAGACAAGATTCTGCTCTGACATCAGCCCAATTGCAGGGATCACCAATCCAATTCCCATGACCTCTAATCCCATACCAATAAACATGAGAAGCAGTAATATCATAGCTTTCTTTCGCTCTGAAGGTGTAAGTAAGTAGTATATTTTTTTGGATATCGTCATTTAAATAATACTTGAGATAAATTATTTAAAGTTGGTCAATAAATCATATAGGAATTGAATCTGAAAATCTCTAACTTAATCGTAATATGTCGAAAATAATTCGTGAAAATTTCCCGCAATAATTCAGTTATGCCTAACTCAGCAAGGAAGTTGTTGCTGGAGATAATGCAGTTTATGGGGCAAAAGTCCGATTTCAGATTAAATGGTAAATTACATTGCATTTATCAATTAAAGATTTATGTATCTATTTCGTGTTGGTTTTCTTAGTTGAAAAGCATGACATCACATAGATAGAGGAGCTTTTCATTTTTCACTACTCCCTATTCATTCTCTTTACCCACTCATGTATTGATGTAATTTCCAAACTTTCATTCCAAAAAAAAAGCTCCGTCATCTCAGTTTGCAGGCTGTTGTGTCCATCTCTTCGTTTTCTGTTACAGGGAATCACTCTTACCATGTACTCCGGGCCAAGGCCAAAGATTTTTAATGCATTGTCTCCACTGGGTTTTCGATCGCGGGCATTGCTGCTCCAATGGAGCTCAATGGTATTATCGGCTAAAAATTCAATATCCAGATTTTCAAAACCACCCAGATCACCCGTTATGGGTTTAAACAGAGCCAGATCAGGCTGTCCGTTTTTTCATCAAAGGCATGTACATTGAGTTTACAAAATAAATTCTGTCCGGTCATTTGTTGCCGCCTAGCTTCAGGGTTCCAGCAGGGGCGGATCAATGAATTCAGGTTTATGCTTATAAATTCGATAGCGGCCTTAAATTTAGATCGTTGCTTTTGTTGTTCCGGGGTTTTTGGATTTTTCAACTTCAGAGGGCGGCTTCTTACACAGTCCTTTTTGAAACGGCGATAATATATCGAGGGGCCCAGGATCCCACTAAAATGTCCGTTTTTACTCGTGCCATATTTTTGTTTAGGAATCAGAAATTTCTAACACTTTTTATGCTTCCTCGTCGGGCAGGTTTTACTTTTCTACTCGAACCTACCACCTCAACATTCCGGTCGTAGCAAATCCTAGTAAAAACTTGAACAGACCTTGAATAAAACCTGAACAACTCCGGTTTTATTCAGACTTGCTGCAGTGTTGATCTGAACTTGTATTGGAGTTGGTTAATAGACGATTTATTTTGAAGTAATTAATGTTTAAATTCCATCCTCGTTGGCAGACCAAATTCCAAACAAATTCCAATTCTGAATTTTCAAATTTCACCCTTCGACTCACTTCGACTCACTTCGACTTCGCTCAGTGCGAGTAGCTCAGTGCGAGTAGCTCAGCGCGTGCTCAGTGGAACCAGGCTCAGTGTGACGAGTCCACAGATTTCACGGATTTTCACGAATTGTTTGCTGTTCGCGCTCAAAGGTTCAGAGGTTCAAAGGTTCAAAAGTTCAGAGGTTCAAAGGTTCAAAAGTTCAGAGGATTTATCTTTTAACTTTCGCCTTTATACTTTCAACTTTTCACTTCCCTCTTCCATCCAACGTTTCTTGATATTGACTAAAAAATGCTTTCCAAACACCCATCCAATACCCACTACACCACCAAAGAATATCCAAGTTATCAGGATTTTCGTTCTTTTTGGCTTAAAACTTTCTCTCGGGACACTAATAGGTTGGATGATTATAAATACAGGCGTTTCTCCTTTTACCTGTATTTGTGCACTTTCGAGTTGTTTTGCTAATTCAGTAAACACCGCAAAAATAATATGATATTCACTTTGCAGGCGCTCCAGTTCGGTTTTATCAAGCTCGGTAACGATATTTTTATTTTTATCCCGAAAACGTGCTAATTTCTCCTGAATTTGTTTGAATTCCTGTTCCTTTTCCTGATATCTCTCCATGACAAACTCAAGCTGAGTCTGTGCTTTTTTTATTTTAAACTCAGTAATTTTTTCCTGTAACAGTTTCTGGGCATTTTGTCCTAATTGAGCTGCGGCTTTAGCCTCAGGCATAATTGCTATTAAAGTTATAACTCCCTGTTTTTGATCAATCTTCAAACTAATGGATGAGCTCAATAAATTGATTATTCTTCTTTCTTCAGCGGTTAATATCACGATACTTTTATCCTGTTCAATTGTAGCTTCAACTGAAGTAGATTTCCTTTTTAAAGCACTTAATATTGTGCCTGGAAGTCCAATGGTGAACTTTTTTACAAAATTTAACACATTGAACTTAGTATATTGTGGGTCGGTGTAAAAGTTGTAAATACTAATCTGGTTGCTATATCCATCAAAATTTACCTCAACTTTCATTAATTCTTTCAGGAAAGGGATGCTTTTTACAATTTCGGGATAAACTGTAGGACTTAATTCAGCTCCGGTATTCATATCCATATTAAAACCTGCCATTGCAGCGAGGGATGAAAGCCCTCCCAAATTATTATTTCCTGAATTTATCTGAGGAACCATGATGCTGCTTGCGGAATACTGTTTTGGCGTGAAAATGGCAATAAATAATCCAATGATTGTAAAAATGATGATCGTTATTATGATCATTCTTCGTTTATTCCAAATGATTTTGGCCAGCGCAATGAGGTCGATTTCGTCGCTGTGGGCGTCGAGTGACTGTGTGGTTGTATTGGGAGTTTCAGTCATAGAAATATATTTTTGTTATAGTGACGGGTGAATTGGTGACAGGTGAATTGGTGACGGGTGACGGGTGACAGGTGACGGGTGAATTGGTGACGAGTGACGAGTGACGGGTGACAGGTTTTTTTGAAGTTTTTTGTCACTAGTCACGTGTAACTTGTCACTTTTTTTGGTGGTGACGGGTGAGTTGGTGACAGGTGACAGGTGACAGGTGAATTGGTGACGGGTGACGGGTGAATTGGTGACGAGTGACGAGTGACTGAGTGACGTGTCACTTTCTCTGTCACGATTAGGTTTTATTTAAAGATTTTATAAGAGCAGTTAACATTCTAATGATACTTTTTAGTTCGTTGTTAGTATCTTCAATGTTTTCTATATAATTTAATCTTTTTGATATTTCTATCTGAGTTTCAATTTCAGATGCAGAACCCAAAGAATGATATAAAAATTGAATAAACTCTTTGGTATTTCTACGTGCAGCTCCTTCAGATATATTTGAGGGTATAGAAACAGCTGCTCTCCTTAATTGGCTTGTAAGTCCAAATAGTTCCTCTTTCGGAAATTTATCAGTTAATTTGTAAATATGGAATACAAAATTCATTGATTTTTGGTATACTTCTAAATCTTTATGGGTTTTTATTTCCATCGTTATTTGTGACTAGTTAAATGGTGACGGGTGAATTGGTGACGGGTGACAGGTGACGGGTGACAGGTGAATTGGTGACGGGTGAATTGGTGACGGGTGACAGGTGACGGGTGACAGGTGACGGGTGACGGGTGACGCGTCACTTGTCACTTTTCAGTCACTTGTCACTTTCTTTGTCACTTTTTAGTCACTGATTACAGTTGTTTAGCTAACACAAAAATAGTCAGAGCAGTAGTTACAGCGGTCAAAGTGGTTCCCCAAACCTCACTCCACTTTGTTTTTTCTCTGGTGCTTTCTCTTTTTTCTTTGGGCGGTTTCATTTTAAGACTTATTAATGATCCTGTTTCTACTTCGGGATAGTTCCTGAAAAGTAATAGTGATTTTTTTGTGCTTTTTACCCGGCCATTTTTTAAGGAAACGGTGACACTTTTTTTATCTGCCCGGTCGACAAATCCACCTGCATAATTATTAATATACCAGCGTGCCGATTTTTCACCCTGAAACACAAGGTTAAAGGATACTGCTGCCTCATTGAATGTATTATCTGCCAACCTGGTACCGATAGGTCTTATGGATACGGTATTTTCTCTCCTTTCAATATTGATCACATCCCCTTCAAATAAAATCGGATCCTGCTTAAGATTTCCATGATAGATGAGTGCCTTTTCAATATCCATAATGATATTTCCCCGATTGTTGTAGGTTCTGAAAAGTCTGCTTCCTCTTGCATCAGCTGCTCCCAGCAATCCTCCGGCACGATTAATTAATTCACTCATTTGAACCTGCTCAGATTCGAGTACATATAAACCGGGATAGTTTACTTCACCGGCAATTTCAACCGTTCTGCCCAATGTGAATGCAGGGGTTAGCCTTACAACTACCTGATCATATGGTTGCAGGTTAAAGTTAGCCGGTTTGATGACCTGGTAATTGTTATCGATCTCAAGGGTGATTAACTCCAGCCGGGTTTGCTCAGTTGGAGAAAGTATAGCGCGGAAAACTTCAATGCGATTTAAAGCTGCTCCAATATTAAATCCTCCGGCAGCGGTTATCATATCAGAAATAGTAAGACTGGGATCAAATGTAAATTCTTGCGGCTGTTTTACAGCTCCAAATATTCGAACTTCTCCAATATTGGAATAGATACTATTATCATACACATTTAATCGATCTCCGGGTTTCAAAACTAAATTGTCTGAATCTTCCAATCGGATTCGAATATATTCAGTTCTTCCCGGATTGAATAAATCTTGCCTGAAAATATATGCGACCGGATATGCGCTTGTTTTAAGACCGCCTGCAAGTTCAATTGCCTGCTTAACTGTTAATCGATAGTTTAAAGCAAAAGTTTGCTCATATGGAGCTCTCACATGGCCATTAACCGAAATAGTTGCCACATCTCTGTATGTTGATTGGTTTGGAACCCGGATGCGGTCACGAGCCATTAATGTAAAATCCTTCCCGGAACCCTTCATGTCTTCCCAAGGGATTGTTAATACTTCAACCGTTTCATCTGTCTGTATCCGTTCTATAAGAATCAGATCGGTTTTAGCATTACTGTTTGGTTGAGCGTTAGCCAGCAGTTTAGCCAAAGAAGGATTGGCCAGAAAATCATAGTTACCGGGATAAAATACACTACCTGATATTTCAACATATTGTTCAATTGGTTTCTGGATTGATTTAATGCGAATAATATCACCATTCACTAGTGGAACATTTAATTTACCATTTAAAACTTCGTTGAGATTATATTCCTGCAATCTGATCTCCCCATTTATATATCGCTGAATTTGAACAAAATCAGGATAGGCATCTACATTTAAACCTCCGGCATACTGAATCAGATCATTCAGGTTTTCCTTTGCAAGTAATTCATATCGCATAGCCCTTTTAACCGCACCTTCAATGCTAACCAAATTTTGAACAACAGGTACAAAAATGATATCATTTTGCTGCAAATCAAATTTGTATTGCATGGTCGGATCTTTCATAAAAGCATATAAATCGATTATAGTTCGATTATTGCCACGGATGTGTTGAATGGTACGCACACTCCCGATTTCTGTTGGTCCACCGGCAGCACTTAATGCATTTATTGCAGAGTTTAGGGCAGAAAGGGTAAATCCACCGGTTATTTTTGATTCTCCAAAAATATTAACCATAATGGTTCTTGCAGTGGAGATTGTCAACGCAAATTGATCAGATCGAAAGGTATAAGCCTTTGCTAATCTTTCAAACATTAATTCTTTGGCCTGTTTCAAGGATAAGCCCTGCAGGAAAATCTTGGGCATTCCTGATGGCTGTATATAACCATCATCATTAATTTCAAGTTGTAAATCAGTTTGAGAAGATCCAAAAATACTAATCCGGATTTTATCTCCTGCCCCCAGAATATAGGTGTCAGGAGCAGTTGCACCATCCGTAGTTCTAAAAATATCCAAGCTTTGATCGGTAAACAAGGAGTGACCATAAATTTTAACAGGGGCTTTCTCTTCGTTTGCAGCAGCCTGAACTACTCTTTGTGCAGCTTCAGCGGTGGCTTCCTGCACTGTAGTTTCCGGTTCAGTTATTACCGGTTCAACAATTACTGTTGGGGTTTTTACTGTTGTCTTTTTCTCTGCTTCCATTGCATCCAATATGGCAGTTACTCTTGCCTGATATTGTGGAAGTTCCGCAGGAGGAATATTTTCAAGATCAATACCTTCCTGAAGCAATCGTGTGCGAACCTCTGCTTCTGTAAGTCCTCGGCGTTGCAATTCAGCATTTACCTGTGCCATTATTACAGGAGGCGGATTTTGAGCATAACTTATTTGAGCACTTGACAATAGAAAAAAAGCAGATAATAAAAGTCCTAAAAGTGAAGACTTTGTTTTTGTGAATGACTTCATCTGTATAATTGTTTAATTAATTATAAAATATCAATTCCTAGGTAATAATTCTTATAGATTAGCTTTATCTGTAAATCTTTATGGTCAGCTATAAATTGGAAACTTATTTTGGTACAAATAATTTGAATATTCTTTTGATGGCTAAAATGAAAGATACAGCTTTGCTACGTATATTTTTGAAACCCATTATTTGATACCGGAACATAATTACACGGGTAATTTAGATTTCTTTGTTACTGA
Coding sequences within:
- a CDS encoding transaldolase → MKKIINLKIKIFGDGADLKSIEMLYSQPYIKGFTTNPTLMRQAGVQNYKSFALKVLQLVPDLPVSFEVFADDIPNMEAQAIEIASWGKNVNVKIPITNTKGESTANLVKTLSDKGVICNITAMFTLAQVKEIVDALNPNTPAILSVFAGRIADTGFDPVPLMKEAVKIASSKSKAEVLWASPRELLNIFQADEVGCHIITVTPDVLKKLSVVGKDLTTFSLETVSMFYNDAKTAGYTIDLK
- a CDS encoding SIS domain-containing protein, whose product is MNIRNEHVNQYFEQVKRVAKLIDKQQIEILTNALVRLRENGGRLFFLGVGGSAGNCSHAVNDFRKLCGIESYAPTDNVSELTARINDEGWDGALAAWLKISKLDSKDALFIMSVGGGNIEKQVSVNLVQAIDLAVERKAKVFGIVGRDGGYTQIKGDAVVLVPVVDDKLITPHSEAFQAVVWHCLVSHPALQIQATKW
- a CDS encoding four helix bundle protein, with product MKTHKDLEVYQKSMNFVFHIYKLTDKFPKEELFGLTSQLRRAAVSIPSNISEGAARRNTKEFIQFLYHSLGSASEIETQIEISKRLNYIENIEDTNNELKSIIRMLTALIKSLNKT
- a CDS encoding HAD family hydrolase produces the protein MVKKELCPAVFLDRDGVICRTFVRNGKPYAPRKLKSFILMPNAQRSVALLKQFGFKVIVVTNQPDIGNGLVPLEEVEAMHLKLYEKTMIDDVFMCTHRQDEGCDCRKPNPGMLNKASLKHSIDLKKSFMIGDRSSDIEAGNKAGCKTIFIDRHYKETRPLQFHAIVNSLQSAVAYIITTRC
- a CDS encoding ABC transporter ATP-binding protein/permease — protein: MTISKKIYYLLTPSERKKAMILLLLMFIGMGLEVMGIGLVIPAIGLMSEQNLVLSYPRLQPVINALGNPTQIQLIIGAMLTLVVMNLIKMIFISFLIWQQTHFTMGVQVQISQRLFTIYLRQPYIFHLSRNSAQLIRNSVSEVNQFSGALSNAISLLTDGLVTIGIVSLLLMFEPIGTIIVMLILGIATLIFYRITRSKIIRWGEIRQLYEGFRIQNLQEGLGGVKDVKILGRESDFLKQYNLNNTKTAEAGRLHQTVLALPRLWLEFIVIIALAALVIIMIIQGQNISSIIPKLGLFTASAFRLLPSINKMLTSIQSLRYALPVINILFDEFKLDAIDPNAKTGANVKVFSNEIMLRDISYTYPNTPKPTLNNLTLTIRNGESVGFIGSSGSGKSTMVDVLLGLLTPNAGQVLFDGENIQQNLRAWQNQIGYVPQHIYLTDDTLRRNVAFGLSNDQIDDSAVNKAIMAAQLGSFVESLPLGLETLVGERGVRLSGGQRQRIGIARALYHDPAVLVLDEATSSLDISTERSVMKTVTNLQGTKTILIVAHRLSTVEHCDRIFRLEEGKIVGSGSPKIMLSTTK
- a CDS encoding SLBB domain-containing protein; protein product: MKSFTKTKSSLLGLLLSAFFLLSSAQISYAQNPPPVIMAQVNAELQRRGLTEAEVRTRLLQEGIDLENIPPAELPQYQARVTAILDAMEAEKKTTVKTPTVIVEPVITEPETTVQEATAEAAQRVVQAAANEEKAPVKIYGHSLFTDQSLDIFRTTDGATAPDTYILGAGDKIRISIFGSSQTDLQLEINDDGYIQPSGMPKIFLQGLSLKQAKELMFERLAKAYTFRSDQFALTISTARTIMVNIFGESKITGGFTLSALNSAINALSAAGGPTEIGSVRTIQHIRGNNRTIIDLYAFMKDPTMQYKFDLQQNDIIFVPVVQNLVSIEGAVKRAMRYELLAKENLNDLIQYAGGLNVDAYPDFVQIQRYINGEIRLQEYNLNEVLNGKLNVPLVNGDIIRIKSIQKPIEQYVEISGSVFYPGNYDFLANPSLAKLLANAQPNSNAKTDLILIERIQTDETVEVLTIPWEDMKGSGKDFTLMARDRIRVPNQSTYRDVATISVNGHVRAPYEQTFALNYRLTVKQAIELAGGLKTSAYPVAYIFRQDLFNPGRTEYIRIRLEDSDNLVLKPGDRLNVYDNSIYSNIGEVRIFGAVKQPQEFTFDPSLTISDMITAAGGFNIGAALNRIEVFRAILSPTEQTRLELITLEIDNNYQVIKPANFNLQPYDQVVVRLTPAFTLGRTVEIAGEVNYPGLYVLESEQVQMSELINRAGGLLGAADARGSRLFRTYNNRGNIIMDIEKALIYHGNLKQDPILFEGDVINIERRENTVSIRPIGTRLADNTFNEAAVSFNLVFQGEKSARWYINNYAGGFVDRADKKSVTVSLKNGRVKSTKKSLLLFRNYPEVETGSLISLKMKPPKEKRESTREKTKWSEVWGTTLTAVTTALTIFVLAKQL